In Melanotaenia boesemani isolate fMelBoe1 chromosome 16, fMelBoe1.pri, whole genome shotgun sequence, the following proteins share a genomic window:
- the hs3st1l1 gene encoding heparan sulfate (glucosamine) 3-O-sulfotransferase 1-like1, producing MACFLASVFLLVLQTNAAPPEFVQTDFSMDLDSGLPANVSEDVTFPPPGTSKRTPHSIIIGVRKGGTRALLEMLDIHPEVAAAATEVHFFDWDENYAKGLEWYRELMPYSYPHQITIEKTPGYFTSALAPERICAMNSSIKLLLILRDPAERVISDYTQVYFNRLENHKPVQAIENLLVRNGALNVRYKAIQRSLYDIHMHNWLRHFPLEQIHIVDGDALIRDPLPELQKVERFLNLPPRIVSSNFYFNQTKGFYCIRSDGKERCLHESKGRPHPAVNSTVLQQLRSYLREHNRTFFRLVRRTFDWQ from the coding sequence ATGGCTTGTTTTCTGGCATCAGTGTTTCTTCTGGTTCTCCAGACAAATGCTGCCCCACCTGAGTTTGTTCAGACAGACTTTAGTATGGACCTTGATTCTGGACTACCGGCCAATGTCTCTGAAGATGTAACCTTTCCACCCCCAGGAACAAGCAAACGAACCCCACATAGTATCATTATTGGGGTACGCAAAGGGGGCACGAGAGCTCTGTTGGAGATGTTAGACATACACCCTGAAGTCGCTGCTGCAGCCACCGAGGTGCACTTCTTTGACTGGGATGAAAACTATGCTAAGGGTCTTGAGTGGTACCGTGAGCTGATGCCGTACTCTTACCCCCACCAGATCACAATCGAGAAAACTCCAGGTTACTTTACATCAGCCCTTGCACCAGAGCGCATCTGTGCCATGAATTCGTCCATAAAACTGCTATTGATCTTGCGAGATCCAGCTGAGCGGGTCATCTCTGACTACACCCAGGTATACTTCAACCGGCTGGAGAACCACAAGCCAGTACAAGCCATTGAGAACCTGCTAGTGCGCAATGGTGCCCTGAATGTCCGGTACAAGGCAATTCAGAGGAGCCTGTATGACATCCACATGCATAACTGGCTGCGCCACTTTCCCCTGGAACAGATACACATAGTAGATGGGGACGCTCTGATCCGTGACCCCCTGCCAGAGCTTCAGAAGGTGGAGCGCTTCCTCAACTTGCCTCCAAGGATAGTATCCTCCAACTTTTACTTTAACCAGACCAAGGGGTTTTACTGTATCCGAAGTGATGGAAAAGAGCGCTGTCTGCATGAGTCCAAAGGACGTCCTCACCCTGCTGTCAACAGcactgttctgcagcagcttcgCTCCTACCTACGAGAACACAACCGAACCTTCTTCAGGCTAGTCAGGCGCACCTTCGACTGGCAATAA